From the genome of Aspergillus oryzae RIB40 DNA, chromosome 4:
GTGCGTCGTCGACCCAAGCGTCCAGGTGAAGCTACTCCCACTAACAGGGGTCGAGATAACGCCGCCCGTGTTCGTCAACATTCCCGTCCCATTCTTGGGGATGTTTCCCGGCTCATAAAAGTTCTGTGTACCTCCGGCATCGGCGGCCCCAAACCCTAAGGTCCCAGCGCAATCATATTGCTGCAGGTACGGGGCACAGGCATCCCAGTCAAGCGAGCCGAGTAAGTACTTACTCCAGTAATCGGCGGTGATAAGGAAGGGTTTTGTGTTAGGACAGGTGTCCCAGATTCTGCGTGCAATGAGACGGATATTCGTCAGGCTGTCCAATCCGTAAGTAGTGAGTAAGTTAATCAACACGTACGACGCTACTATGGCACTCATCTCGCAGCACAGACAGGCCTACAAATAGTCTGTCCTCTCTTCAGCAGCAGATAGTTGGCCTGGTTTGGTCACATTCTTCACGCATGCCTTTGCTTGATTCTCGATTTGGAGCTGTTTCTTAGTGATTTTTCCCACGTTGCAGACACATCCACTCGGGGCGTTGTCGGGTGCTGGCCAAAAGGGAATCTGGTCCAGGTTAACGTCGGGGCAGGAGTAAACTAACCCGCTGACCGACACTCCATATTCGCATGAATATACCTATTACGGGTCATCGATTAATTTCCGATTGCCTTTTCCTAGGTCTGCAATATTGCAAATCGAACTCAAGCTAAATAAGCACGAAGGGGAGCGCCAACCTCATTCCAGCAGCTCGTTGCAGTACAATCAATTATGTCCTGTGCCTCGGCACATTCACAGGGCCTGTGGCATTCATTTTGTAAGGCATTACATTTCTCTCGCATGCACGTATCATCGCCATTGCATACTTTGGTGCATGGGTCCTCC
Proteins encoded in this window:
- a CDS encoding uncharacterized protein (predicted protein), translating into MWSAYLFIIAALAIQLETGEAADMRYRDASTCVDPESFMSCRHRARESRIDCVSKRCYGAEDPCTKVCNGDDTCMREKCNALQNECHRPCECAEAQDIIDCTATSCWNEVYSCEYGVSVSGLTNIRLIARRIWDTCPNTKPFLITADYWSKYLLGSLDWDACAPYLQQYDCAGTLGFGAADAGGTQNFYEPGNIPKNGTGMLTNTGGVISTPVSGSSFTWTLGSTTHPITAVVSSTATPSTTRECTATACQGRQTTGGGESIAAGQSRPGILLAGTLLGLWAAWIGFCM